In Pseudofrankia saprophytica, one genomic interval encodes:
- a CDS encoding SDR family oxidoreductase, producing the protein MRTLAGKTALVTGGSRGIGKAIAERLAREGALVAVHYGSDEAAATQTVATIKSGGGRAFLIRARFGEAGDATALWESFDRGLAEFTDTPGLDIVVNNAGIVAYAAIGDAAEKDFDEMFAVNAKAPLFILKHGLHRLRDGGRIINITSAAARIAVPMTIAYSMTKAALNVLTHTLAQELGPRGITVNAVAPGVVDTDLAPWLADPQLRERTAALSAFHRIGEPVDIADVVAFLASPDARWITGQTIDATGGTLLGVTV; encoded by the coding sequence ATGAGGACGCTGGCAGGCAAGACCGCGCTGGTCACCGGTGGCAGCAGGGGTATCGGCAAGGCCATCGCCGAACGGCTGGCCCGGGAGGGCGCGCTGGTCGCCGTCCACTACGGGAGCGACGAGGCAGCGGCCACGCAGACGGTAGCCACGATCAAGAGCGGCGGCGGCAGAGCGTTCCTGATCCGGGCAAGGTTCGGGGAGGCCGGCGACGCCACGGCGCTCTGGGAGTCGTTCGACCGGGGCCTGGCCGAGTTCACCGACACGCCAGGCCTGGACATCGTCGTCAACAACGCCGGGATCGTCGCCTACGCCGCCATCGGCGACGCCGCCGAGAAGGACTTCGACGAGATGTTCGCGGTCAACGCCAAGGCACCGTTGTTCATCCTCAAACATGGCCTGCACCGGCTCCGTGACGGTGGCCGGATCATCAACATCACCTCCGCGGCGGCCCGGATCGCCGTCCCGATGACCATCGCCTACTCGATGACCAAGGCAGCCCTCAACGTCCTGACCCACACCCTCGCCCAGGAGCTCGGGCCGCGCGGCATCACCGTGAACGCGGTCGCGCCGGGCGTCGTCGACACCGACCTCGCGCCCTGGCTCGCCGACCCGCAGCTAAGGGAGCGCACGGCCGCCCTGTCGGCCTTCCACCGGATCGGTGAGCCGGTCGACATCGCCGACGTCGTGGCCTTCCTCGCCTCCCCCGACGCACGGTGGATCACCGGTCAGACCATCGACGCGACCGGCGGCACCCTGCTCGGCGTGACCGTTTAG
- a CDS encoding nitroreductase family deazaflavin-dependent oxidoreductase — translation MTLSGAYEPSPFRRIRDQVELYEATDGREGGMLEDRPVIILTHRGATTGKLRKTPLIRIEHDGGYLVVASYGGAPTHPVWYYNLLAHPLVEVRDGAITRTMHAREVSGAAKTELWKTADTAWPHFPEYRARTDRELPMFLLGSP, via the coding sequence ATGACCTTGTCGGGTGCGTACGAGCCCAGCCCGTTCCGGCGGATCCGTGACCAGGTCGAGCTCTACGAGGCGACCGACGGGCGTGAGGGCGGCATGCTGGAGGACCGGCCGGTCATCATCCTGACCCACCGGGGCGCGACCACTGGGAAGCTCCGCAAGACGCCGCTGATCAGGATCGAGCACGACGGCGGCTACCTCGTGGTCGCCTCCTACGGCGGCGCGCCCACCCATCCCGTCTGGTACTACAACCTGCTCGCGCACCCGCTCGTCGAGGTGCGCGACGGTGCCATCACCCGCACCATGCACGCGCGCGAGGTATCCGGCGCCGCGAAGACGGAACTGTGGAAGACGGCCGACACGGCCTGGCCGCATTTCCCCGAATACCGCGCCCGCACCGACCGGGAGCTGCCGATGTTCCTCCTGGGCTCCCCCTGA
- a CDS encoding NADP-dependent oxidoreductase has product MPVSSRAWQLAARPIGEPKPTDFVSVTTTVADPGPGHILVRNDWLSVDPYMRGRMDEGESYIPQFELGEAMTGHAVGTVVASGADNVPVGSTVLHFLGWREYALLPAAVEVLDTRLAPAQAYLGALGMTGLTAYAGLTHIAPVRRGDVVFVSAAAGAVGSVAGQIAKRLGAAKVIGSAGGPGKARRLVEDFGYDIGLDYRAGDLPGQLTKAAPEGIDVYFDNVGGDHLQAALGAMNLHGRIALCGAISIYNSTEPPPGPSNLPLAIGKRITLRGMNVGDHYNIATDYIQQATDWLQDGSLRTEETIVEGIDKTVEAFLSMMRGANTGKTLVHLP; this is encoded by the coding sequence ATGCCGGTTTCCAGCCGTGCCTGGCAACTCGCCGCCCGCCCGATCGGCGAACCCAAACCGACCGACTTCGTGTCCGTCACCACCACGGTCGCCGACCCCGGACCGGGTCACATCCTCGTCCGCAACGACTGGCTGTCCGTCGACCCGTACATGCGCGGGCGCATGGACGAAGGTGAGTCCTACATCCCACAGTTCGAGCTCGGCGAGGCAATGACCGGTCATGCGGTCGGGACCGTTGTCGCCTCCGGAGCCGACAACGTGCCGGTCGGGTCAACCGTGTTGCACTTCCTGGGCTGGCGCGAGTACGCCCTGCTCCCCGCCGCCGTCGAGGTGCTCGATACCCGCCTCGCCCCCGCCCAGGCCTACCTCGGCGCGCTCGGTATGACCGGGCTCACCGCCTACGCCGGCCTCACCCACATCGCCCCGGTCCGACGAGGCGACGTCGTCTTCGTCTCCGCCGCCGCGGGTGCGGTCGGGTCAGTCGCGGGCCAGATCGCCAAGCGCCTTGGCGCCGCCAAGGTCATCGGCTCGGCCGGCGGCCCCGGCAAGGCCCGGCGCCTCGTCGAGGACTTCGGCTACGACATCGGGCTCGACTACCGGGCAGGCGACCTACCCGGCCAGCTCACCAAGGCCGCACCCGAAGGCATCGACGTCTACTTCGACAACGTCGGCGGCGACCACCTCCAAGCCGCGCTCGGCGCGATGAACCTGCACGGGCGCATCGCCCTGTGCGGTGCGATCTCCATCTACAACAGCACCGAACCCCCACCCGGCCCGAGCAACCTGCCGCTCGCCATCGGCAAACGCATCACCCTGCGCGGCATGAACGTCGGCGACCACTACAACATCGCCACCGACTACATCCAACAGGCCACCGACTGGTTGCAAGACGGCTCGCTGCGCACCGAAGAGACCATCGTCGAGGGCATCGATAAAACCGTCGAAGCCTTCCTGTCCATGATGCGCGGCGCTAATACCGGCAAGACACTCGTCCACCTTCCATAG
- a CDS encoding carbon starvation CstA family protein, which produces MTAHLGTADAGRASGGGAARRLRSIIIWTAVSVTGAIGWAVLALSRDESVSAAWILVAGLGSFAIAFRFYARFLANRVLRVDDSRATPAERLDNGVDYQPTDRRVLFGHHFAAIAGAGPLVGPVLAAQMGYLPGTIWIVVGVIFAGAVQDMVTLFFSMRRDGKSLGQMARDEIGPVGGTAALLAVFTIMIILLAVLALVVVSALAHSPWGTFSIAMTIPIALFMGVYVRLVRPGRVGEATALGVAALFAAIVGGRWVQESGLASAFTLSPKTLVACLVGYGLVASVLPVWLLLAPRDYLSTFMKIGTIGLLAVGVLVELPALQADAISPFATRGNGPVFAGSLFPFLFITIACGALSGFHSLVASGTTPKMLQKESQVRLVGYGAMLTESFVALMALIAAAVLSPGLYYAMNAPAGVVGTTAASASTAVAHLGFTVTPDALDSAARAVGESTLVARTGGAPTLAVGMSHLLSGAFGNGLAAFWYHFAIMFEALFILTTVDAGTRVGRFMLQDTLGNVWKPIGRVSWWPGVWLSSALVVGAWGYFLWAGVTDPLGGINQLFPLFGLANQLLAAIALTVATTLLIKSGRARWAWVTGIPLAWDVAVTFTASWQKVFSDDPRLGFFAQRDRYAAALDDGRILGPAKTVDDMHRIVQNSTVDGILAMTFALLVLVVLVDATRVCVRVARGRVPVPTTEAEHVASRIVVPAGRFAGETANQPLAHADDISV; this is translated from the coding sequence ATGACCGCCCACCTCGGCACGGCCGACGCTGGCCGCGCCTCCGGCGGCGGTGCGGCCCGTCGGCTCCGGTCGATCATCATCTGGACCGCGGTGTCGGTGACCGGTGCGATCGGCTGGGCCGTGCTCGCGCTTTCCCGGGACGAGTCTGTCTCCGCGGCCTGGATACTGGTAGCGGGCCTCGGATCGTTCGCGATCGCTTTCCGGTTCTACGCGCGGTTCCTGGCGAACAGGGTGCTGCGCGTCGACGACAGCCGGGCGACGCCGGCCGAGCGCCTCGACAACGGCGTCGACTACCAGCCGACCGACCGGCGAGTCCTGTTCGGTCACCACTTCGCCGCCATCGCCGGGGCCGGGCCTCTCGTTGGTCCGGTGCTCGCGGCACAGATGGGCTACCTGCCCGGCACGATCTGGATCGTCGTCGGCGTGATCTTCGCCGGCGCGGTGCAGGACATGGTCACGCTGTTCTTCTCGATGCGGCGGGATGGCAAGAGTCTTGGCCAGATGGCCCGCGATGAGATCGGCCCGGTGGGCGGGACGGCGGCGCTGCTCGCGGTCTTCACCATTATGATCATTCTGCTGGCGGTGCTCGCTCTCGTCGTGGTGAGCGCTCTCGCGCACTCCCCGTGGGGCACGTTCTCGATCGCGATGACGATCCCGATCGCGCTGTTCATGGGCGTCTACGTGCGGCTGGTGCGGCCCGGGCGGGTGGGCGAAGCCACCGCCCTCGGCGTCGCGGCACTGTTCGCGGCCATCGTCGGCGGCCGGTGGGTCCAGGAGTCCGGGCTCGCCTCCGCCTTCACGCTCAGCCCGAAGACACTGGTCGCCTGCCTGGTCGGCTATGGCTTGGTCGCCTCGGTACTGCCGGTGTGGCTGCTGCTCGCGCCGCGCGACTACCTCTCCACATTCATGAAGATCGGCACCATCGGCCTGCTCGCCGTGGGGGTTCTCGTCGAGCTCCCGGCGCTCCAGGCGGACGCGATCAGCCCCTTCGCGACCAGGGGCAACGGACCGGTCTTCGCCGGCAGCCTGTTTCCGTTCCTCTTCATCACCATCGCCTGCGGTGCTCTGTCCGGATTCCACTCGCTCGTCGCGTCCGGAACCACACCGAAGATGCTCCAGAAGGAGTCGCAGGTCCGGCTGGTCGGCTACGGGGCGATGCTGACCGAGTCCTTCGTCGCGCTGATGGCGCTGATCGCCGCGGCGGTACTCAGCCCGGGCCTCTACTACGCCATGAATGCGCCCGCCGGGGTCGTCGGGACGACGGCGGCATCGGCCTCGACCGCGGTCGCCCACCTTGGATTCACCGTCACGCCGGACGCGCTCGACTCCGCGGCCCGGGCGGTGGGCGAATCGACGCTGGTTGCCCGGACCGGAGGGGCGCCAACGCTCGCCGTCGGCATGTCCCACCTCCTCTCCGGCGCCTTCGGCAACGGGCTTGCCGCGTTCTGGTATCACTTCGCGATCATGTTCGAGGCGCTGTTCATCCTGACGACGGTGGACGCCGGCACCCGGGTCGGCCGATTCATGCTGCAGGACACGCTCGGGAACGTCTGGAAACCGATCGGACGGGTGAGCTGGTGGCCCGGGGTCTGGCTGAGCAGCGCCCTGGTGGTCGGTGCGTGGGGCTACTTCCTCTGGGCTGGGGTGACCGACCCGCTCGGTGGCATCAACCAGCTTTTCCCGCTGTTCGGCCTGGCCAACCAGCTGCTCGCGGCGATCGCGTTGACGGTGGCCACCACCCTGCTCATCAAGAGCGGGCGGGCGCGATGGGCCTGGGTGACCGGCATTCCGCTCGCCTGGGATGTCGCGGTCACGTTCACCGCGAGCTGGCAGAAGGTCTTCTCGGACGATCCCAGGCTCGGCTTCTTCGCCCAGCGCGACCGCTACGCCGCCGCCCTCGACGACGGCAGGATTCTGGGGCCCGCCAAGACCGTCGACGACATGCACAGGATCGTGCAGAACTCGACGGTGGACGGGATCCTGGCGATGACGTTCGCCCTGCTGGTCCTCGTCGTACTCGTCGACGCGACCCGGGTCTGCGTGCGGGTGGCGCGCGGCCGCGTGCCGGTACCCACCACCGAGGCGGAGCATGTGGCCTCGCGGATCGTCGTGCCCGCGGGACGGTTCGCGGGCGAGACCGCGAACCAGCCGCTCGCGCACGCGGACGACATTTCTGTTTGA
- a CDS encoding ABC transporter ATP-binding protein, producing MADIVLDHVTKRYPDGQLAVDDASLSIADGEFVILVGPSGCGKSTTLNMIAGLEDITSGELRIGGKVVNDLAPKDRDIAMVFQSYALYPHMSVRKNMGFALALAKRPKEEIDRKVEEAARVLDLTEHLDRKPAQLSGGQRQRVAMGRAIVRSPKAFLMDEPLSNLDAKLRVQMRTEVSRLQNQLGTTTVYVTHDQTEAMTLGDRVAVLRSGRIQQVGTPTELYGRPATVFVAGFIGSPAMNFVPATVEEGELRTPFGNIAPDDRQRRLLEAWNGGAAGDRSLIVGARPEHFEDAALEQVTDRPGLRFTATVDVLERLGSDSFAYFTVTGGRARIADLEELAHDAGTVDLSSGAEQIVARLDAASRVHEGQQAELWLDTHQLHLFDPDTGRNLDTPATD from the coding sequence ATGGCGGACATCGTTCTCGACCACGTCACCAAGCGGTACCCGGACGGCCAGCTCGCGGTGGACGACGCGAGCCTCTCCATCGCCGACGGCGAGTTCGTCATCCTGGTCGGCCCGTCCGGCTGCGGGAAGTCGACCACCCTGAACATGATCGCCGGCCTGGAGGACATCACCTCCGGCGAGCTGCGGATCGGTGGCAAGGTGGTCAACGACCTGGCGCCCAAGGACCGCGACATCGCCATGGTGTTCCAGAGCTACGCGTTGTACCCGCACATGTCGGTGCGCAAGAACATGGGCTTCGCGCTGGCGCTGGCGAAGAGGCCGAAGGAGGAGATCGACCGGAAGGTCGAGGAGGCGGCCCGGGTGCTCGACCTCACCGAGCACCTTGACCGCAAGCCGGCGCAGCTTTCCGGCGGGCAGCGGCAGCGGGTCGCGATGGGCCGGGCGATCGTCCGCTCCCCGAAGGCGTTCCTGATGGACGAGCCGCTGTCCAACCTGGACGCCAAGCTGCGGGTGCAGATGCGCACCGAGGTGTCCCGGCTCCAGAACCAGCTCGGCACCACGACGGTGTACGTCACCCACGACCAGACCGAGGCGATGACGCTCGGCGACCGGGTGGCGGTGCTGCGGTCCGGGCGGATCCAGCAGGTCGGCACGCCGACCGAGCTCTACGGCCGGCCGGCGACGGTCTTCGTGGCAGGTTTCATCGGCTCGCCGGCGATGAACTTCGTGCCGGCGACCGTCGAGGAGGGCGAGCTGCGCACCCCGTTCGGGAACATCGCCCCGGACGACCGGCAGCGGCGGCTGCTGGAAGCCTGGAACGGCGGCGCCGCCGGCGATCGGTCGCTGATCGTCGGAGCGCGGCCCGAGCACTTCGAGGACGCCGCGCTGGAGCAGGTGACCGACCGCCCGGGGCTGCGGTTCACGGCCACGGTGGACGTGCTGGAACGGCTCGGCTCGGACAGCTTCGCCTACTTCACGGTGACCGGCGGACGGGCCCGGATCGCCGACCTCGAGGAGCTGGCCCACGACGCCGGCACCGTCGACCTCTCCAGCGGGGCGGAACAGATCGTCGCCCGGCTCGACGCGGCCAGCCGGGTCCACGAGGGCCAGCAGGCCGAGCTCTGGCTGGACACCCACCAGCTGCACCTGTTCGATCCCGACACTGGCCGCAACCTGGACACTCCGGCCACGGACTAA
- a CDS encoding carbohydrate ABC transporter permease translates to MATIASAPAGAGGTAGTSGAAVRGRRPSGQRSALVGWSAANLVIIGVSLVPLLWLLSLSFKTPASITDGSFVPHHWTLENYRGIFRESLFTRALLNSLGIAIISTVLAVVLGSMAAYAIARLDFPGKRLLVGLALLIAMFPQISLVSPLFNLWRQIGIFDTWIGLIIPYLTFSLPLAIYTLSAFFREIPWDLEKAAQVDGATPLQAFLRVIAPLAAPGMVTTAILVFIFCWNDFLFAISLTSTERSRTVPAAIAFFTGASQFAQPIGSIAAAAVVITIPIIIFVLLFQRRIVAGLTSGAVKG, encoded by the coding sequence ATGGCCACCATTGCCTCTGCTCCCGCCGGGGCCGGCGGTACCGCCGGCACCTCCGGCGCCGCCGTGCGCGGCCGCCGGCCGTCCGGGCAGCGCTCAGCGCTCGTCGGCTGGTCGGCCGCGAACCTCGTCATCATCGGGGTATCGCTGGTGCCGCTGCTGTGGCTGCTGTCGTTGTCCTTCAAGACGCCCGCCAGTATCACCGACGGCAGCTTCGTCCCGCATCACTGGACCCTGGAGAACTACCGGGGGATCTTCCGTGAGTCGCTGTTCACCCGGGCGCTGCTGAACAGCCTCGGAATCGCGATCATCTCCACCGTGCTCGCGGTGGTGCTCGGGTCGATGGCCGCCTACGCGATCGCCCGGCTCGACTTCCCGGGCAAGCGGCTGCTCGTCGGGCTGGCCCTGCTGATCGCCATGTTCCCGCAGATCTCCCTGGTCAGCCCGCTGTTCAACCTCTGGCGCCAGATCGGCATCTTCGACACCTGGATCGGGCTCATCATCCCGTACCTGACGTTCTCGCTGCCGCTGGCCATCTACACGTTGTCGGCGTTCTTCCGGGAGATCCCGTGGGACCTGGAGAAGGCCGCTCAGGTCGACGGCGCCACCCCGCTGCAGGCATTCCTGCGGGTCATCGCCCCGCTGGCCGCGCCGGGCATGGTGACCACCGCGATCCTGGTGTTCATCTTCTGCTGGAACGACTTCCTGTTCGCCATCTCGCTGACGTCGACGGAGCGGTCGCGGACGGTCCCCGCCGCCATCGCGTTCTTCACCGGGGCGTCGCAGTTCGCCCAGCCGATCGGCTCGATCGCGGCGGCGGCGGTCGTCATCACCATCCCGATCATCATCTTCGTGCTGCTGTTCCAACGTCGGATCGTCGCCGGGCTGACGTCCGGCGCGGTGAAGGGGTAG
- a CDS encoding carbohydrate ABC transporter permease codes for MTEAPGDPAPAKPRKAPLSAGARAERRLGWALCAPAVIVILAVTAYPIGYAIYLSLRRYDLRFPDDSKFVGLANYWTVLSSSLWWQALAVTVIITVISVAIQFVLGLALALTMHRALVGRGLIRTVILIPYGIVTVVAAFGWRYAWTPDTGYLSGLFGDATPLSSQVWGIAVIILAEVWKTTPFMALLLLAGLALVPEELLRAAKMDGASAWQRLTRIMLPLMKPAILVALLFRVLDAFRIFDSIYVLTGGSYDTRSVSILGYDNLFTALNLGVGSSLSVLIFLVVALLAFVFVKGFGAAAPGGEDRR; via the coding sequence GTGACAGAGGCACCGGGCGACCCGGCACCGGCGAAACCGCGGAAGGCGCCGCTCTCGGCGGGGGCGCGGGCGGAGCGGCGGCTCGGCTGGGCGCTGTGCGCACCTGCGGTCATCGTCATTCTCGCGGTGACGGCCTACCCGATCGGCTACGCGATCTACCTGTCGCTGCGGCGCTATGACCTGCGGTTCCCGGACGACTCGAAGTTCGTGGGGCTGGCGAACTACTGGACCGTGCTCTCGTCGTCGCTGTGGTGGCAGGCGCTCGCGGTGACCGTCATCATCACGGTCATCTCGGTGGCCATCCAGTTCGTGCTCGGCCTGGCGCTCGCGCTGACCATGCACCGGGCGCTCGTCGGTCGCGGGCTGATCCGCACGGTGATCCTCATCCCGTACGGGATCGTGACCGTCGTCGCCGCGTTCGGCTGGCGGTACGCGTGGACGCCGGACACCGGCTACCTCTCCGGCCTTTTCGGCGACGCCACCCCACTGAGCTCGCAGGTCTGGGGCATCGCGGTGATCATCCTGGCCGAGGTGTGGAAGACGACGCCGTTCATGGCGCTGCTGCTGCTCGCCGGCCTGGCGCTGGTCCCGGAGGAGCTGCTGCGGGCGGCGAAGATGGACGGAGCCAGCGCCTGGCAGCGGCTGACCCGGATAATGCTGCCGCTGATGAAGCCGGCGATTCTCGTCGCGCTGCTGTTCCGGGTGCTGGACGCGTTCCGCATCTTCGACAGCATCTATGTGCTGACCGGCGGGTCCTATGACACCCGGTCGGTCTCGATCCTCGGCTACGACAACCTGTTCACGGCGCTGAACCTGGGCGTCGGGTCGTCCTTGTCGGTGCTCATCTTCCTCGTCGTGGCGCTCCTCGCATTCGTTTTCGTCAAGGGGTTCGGCGCAGCCGCGCCCGGTGGGGAGGACCGTCGCTGA
- a CDS encoding ABC transporter substrate-binding protein, which translates to MGALVLAAGAALAGCGDSGDGSGGKGPVRLTWYVYNESSGSFAKAAADCSAASNGRYTISTNVLPNDSDGQRQQLVRRLAAEDSSMDILTLDVTWTAEFAEAGWIVPFPATEAGRLTDGMLPVAVQTGTWDNQLYAVPLNTNAQLLWYRKDLVPNPPKTWDEMLADAKQLAAEGKPDYVEVQGAQYEGYTVLFNSLVASAGGQILNDDGTKVVLGAPAEKAVEAIRALAHSPAADPSWSNQKEDDNRLAFETGTAAFQLNYPFIYPSARQNNPKLAEQIGWTQWPSLVAGQPSHTTVGGYNLAIGAHSRHGAEATAAIECMTGRDNQIRDAVDGGLPPTIEDLYTDQKFIDGGYPFAAAIYQALKNASVRPQTPAYQSVSLQIAHTLSPPSAASLGRLGDLRGAISDAIESKGLVP; encoded by the coding sequence GTGGGAGCGCTGGTGCTGGCCGCCGGGGCCGCGCTGGCCGGTTGCGGGGATTCCGGCGACGGGAGCGGCGGTAAAGGCCCGGTTCGGCTGACCTGGTACGTGTACAACGAGTCGTCCGGTTCGTTCGCGAAGGCGGCGGCGGACTGCTCGGCCGCGTCGAACGGCCGGTACACCATCAGCACCAACGTGCTGCCGAACGACTCGGACGGGCAGCGCCAACAGCTGGTGCGGCGGCTCGCCGCCGAGGACTCCTCGATGGACATCCTCACGCTGGACGTGACCTGGACCGCCGAGTTCGCCGAGGCCGGCTGGATCGTGCCGTTCCCGGCCACCGAGGCGGGGCGGCTCACCGACGGGATGCTGCCGGTCGCGGTCCAGACCGGTACCTGGGACAACCAGCTTTACGCCGTGCCCCTGAACACCAACGCCCAGCTCCTCTGGTATCGCAAGGACCTGGTGCCGAACCCGCCGAAGACCTGGGACGAGATGCTGGCGGACGCGAAGCAGCTCGCGGCGGAAGGCAAACCGGACTACGTCGAGGTGCAGGGCGCCCAGTACGAGGGCTACACGGTCCTGTTCAACTCGCTGGTGGCCTCCGCCGGCGGCCAGATCCTCAATGACGACGGCACCAAGGTCGTGCTCGGCGCGCCGGCGGAAAAGGCGGTCGAGGCGATCCGGGCCCTCGCGCACTCGCCGGCCGCCGACCCGTCCTGGTCGAACCAGAAGGAGGACGACAACCGCCTCGCGTTCGAGACCGGGACGGCCGCCTTCCAGCTGAACTACCCGTTCATCTATCCGTCTGCGCGGCAGAACAACCCGAAGCTCGCGGAGCAGATCGGCTGGACGCAGTGGCCCTCGCTCGTCGCCGGTCAGCCCTCGCACACCACGGTGGGCGGCTACAACCTGGCGATCGGCGCCCACAGCCGGCACGGCGCCGAGGCGACCGCGGCCATCGAGTGCATGACCGGGCGGGACAACCAGATCCGCGACGCGGTCGACGGCGGCCTGCCGCCGACGATCGAAGATCTGTACACCGACCAGAAGTTCATCGATGGTGGCTACCCGTTCGCGGCGGCTATCTACCAGGCGCTGAAGAACGCCAGCGTCCGGCCGCAGACGCCGGCCTACCAGAGTGTGTCGCTGCAGATCGCGCACACCTTGTCACCACCGTCGGCCGCGAGCCTCGGCCGGCTCGGCGACCTGCGCGGCGCGATCTCCGACGCCATCGAGTCGAAGGGACTGGTGCCGTGA
- a CDS encoding VOC family protein yields MPITTGFNHVATMTPDMDRIVKFYVDAFGAEVTFEMAARDDHPRMVILDLGGGAALNVFEAPADDILGDRRRAGGRGPIDHFALAVDSLETLETTRDRLRELGADTGEIQRLGSEWSLFFRDLDGMELEVCCHGG; encoded by the coding sequence ATGCCGATCACAACCGGGTTCAACCACGTCGCCACAATGACGCCTGACATGGACAGGATCGTGAAGTTCTATGTCGACGCCTTCGGGGCCGAGGTGACGTTTGAGATGGCGGCGCGGGACGACCATCCGCGCATGGTGATCCTCGATCTTGGTGGGGGTGCCGCGCTCAACGTCTTCGAGGCGCCGGCTGACGACATCCTCGGGGACAGGCGCCGCGCGGGCGGCCGGGGCCCGATCGACCATTTCGCCCTGGCGGTCGACTCCCTGGAGACCCTCGAAACCACCCGCGACAGGCTGCGCGAGCTGGGCGCCGACACCGGGGAGATCCAGCGGCTCGGGTCCGAGTGGTCACTGTTCTTCCGCGACCTGGACGGGATGGAGCTGGAGGTCTGCTGCCACGGCGGCTGA